Proteins encoded within one genomic window of Acidihalobacter prosperus:
- the fabD gene encoding ACP S-malonyltransferase: protein MSIAAVFPGQGSQSIGMLAALSDKYPQVRETFQEASDCLGYDLWSLVQNGPEEELGRTTVTQPAMLAAGVAVWRAWEEEGGCRPEVMAGHSLGEYTALVCAGALAFGDAVRLVAERGRLMQSAVPAGSGAMAAILGLADDQVAALCAKAAAGEVVEAVNFNAPGQVVVAGQSDAVARLMSLASEAGAKRVISLNVSVPSHCTLMKPAADAFADVLRDVTFGVARAPVIHNVDVTAKRDPAEIADALVRQLYNPVRWVETIEGFADEGIRVVFEFGPGKVLSGLNKRIDRSLKVLCVDDVKTLDAALELCEEYGS from the coding sequence ATGAGCATCGCTGCCGTGTTCCCCGGCCAGGGATCCCAATCGATCGGGATGCTGGCCGCGCTTTCCGACAAGTACCCGCAGGTACGTGAAACCTTTCAGGAAGCATCCGATTGCCTGGGTTACGACCTCTGGTCGCTGGTGCAGAACGGCCCGGAGGAAGAGCTGGGCCGGACGACCGTGACACAACCGGCCATGCTGGCGGCGGGCGTCGCCGTCTGGCGTGCCTGGGAAGAGGAGGGCGGCTGCCGGCCCGAGGTGATGGCCGGACATAGCCTCGGCGAGTACACCGCCCTGGTCTGCGCCGGCGCACTGGCCTTCGGCGATGCGGTACGCCTCGTCGCCGAACGCGGGCGGCTGATGCAATCCGCCGTCCCCGCCGGCAGCGGTGCGATGGCCGCCATACTGGGACTCGCCGACGACCAGGTGGCCGCACTGTGCGCGAAGGCGGCGGCAGGCGAGGTCGTCGAGGCGGTCAATTTCAATGCACCCGGGCAGGTGGTGGTCGCGGGACAGTCCGATGCGGTGGCTCGGCTGATGAGCCTCGCCAGCGAGGCCGGCGCCAAGCGCGTCATCTCGCTCAACGTCAGCGTGCCGTCGCATTGCACGCTGATGAAACCAGCCGCCGACGCCTTTGCCGACGTGCTACGCGACGTGACGTTCGGTGTCGCGCGCGCACCGGTCATTCATAACGTCGACGTGACTGCCAAGCGCGATCCGGCGGAAATCGCCGATGCCTTGGTGCGCCAGCTTTACAATCCCGTACGCTGGGTCGAAACCATCGAGGGTTTCGCGGACGAAGGCATTCGCGTCGTCTTCGAATTCGGCCCGGGCAAGGTGCTCAGCGGCCTTAACAAACGGATTGATCGCAGCCTCAAGGTGCTCTGCGTCGATGACGTGAAGACCCTGGATGCCGCACTTGAGCTTTGCGAGGAATATGGATCATGA
- the clpA gene encoding ATP-dependent Clp protease ATP-binding subunit ClpA has protein sequence MLNKELEFSLNMAFKQAREKRHEFITVEHLLLALTDNPTAVGVLRACGADLLRLKRELDLFIDDNTPRLNEGDQRETQPTVGFQRVLQRAVFHVQSSGRKEVTGANVLVALFGEQESHAVYLLSKQGISRLDVLNYISHGISKVSDDQPEMDAESPSEAGGEETARSNPLDQFATNLNELARQGKIDPLIGRDHEIERTVQILCRRRKNNPLYVGEAGVGKTALAEGLAKRIVDGEVPEILNDGVVYSLDLGALVAGTKYRGDFEKRLKGVLAQLKRQPGAILFIDEIHTIIGAGAASGGVMDASNLIKPMLANGQLKCIGSTTYQEYRGIFEKDRALARRFQKIDVREPSVDETYQILKGLKGRFEEHHDVRYTNPSLRAAAELSERYITDRHLPDKAIDVIDEAGARRRLQPASQRRKTISVHDVEDIVAKIARIPPKQVSSSDMEVLKNLESNLKLVVFGQDDAIGALSAAIKMSRSGLGNPDKPIGSFLFAGPTGVGKTEVTRQLAQILGIELVRFDMSEYMERHTVSRLIGAPPGYVGFDQGGLLTDAILKHPHAVLLLDEIEKAHPDVYNLLLQVMDHGTLTDANGRQVDFRNVILIMTSNAGAQSVSRRTLGFTEQDHSTDGMEAIRRSFSPEFRNRLDAIIQFKALEPRIVANVVDKFLIELESQLEEKKVRLIVDDTARAWLAERGYDPLMGARPMSRVIQEHVKKPLAEEILFGRLREGGEVHLDVEGDELRLAFSSDREAVH, from the coding sequence ATGCTGAACAAAGAGCTTGAATTCTCTCTCAACATGGCTTTCAAGCAAGCCCGCGAGAAGCGCCACGAATTCATCACCGTGGAACACCTGCTGCTGGCCTTGACGGACAATCCGACCGCAGTCGGCGTGCTGCGCGCCTGCGGCGCGGACCTATTGCGCCTCAAACGCGAACTGGATCTGTTCATCGACGACAATACGCCACGCCTGAACGAGGGCGACCAGCGTGAGACCCAGCCCACGGTGGGTTTCCAGCGCGTACTGCAACGGGCGGTCTTCCACGTTCAATCCTCCGGGCGCAAGGAAGTGACCGGCGCAAACGTCCTGGTCGCGCTGTTTGGCGAGCAGGAATCACACGCGGTCTACCTGCTCTCCAAGCAGGGCATCAGCCGGCTCGACGTGCTGAACTACATCTCCCATGGCATATCCAAGGTTTCCGACGACCAGCCCGAAATGGACGCGGAAAGCCCGTCCGAGGCCGGCGGCGAGGAGACTGCGCGCAGCAATCCACTGGATCAGTTCGCCACCAATCTCAACGAGCTGGCCCGCCAGGGCAAGATCGACCCGTTGATCGGACGCGATCACGAGATCGAGCGCACGGTGCAGATCCTCTGCCGTCGCCGCAAGAACAACCCGCTCTATGTGGGCGAAGCCGGAGTCGGCAAGACCGCGCTCGCCGAAGGACTCGCCAAGCGCATCGTCGACGGCGAGGTGCCGGAAATCCTCAACGATGGTGTGGTGTATTCGCTCGATCTTGGCGCTCTCGTGGCCGGCACGAAATACCGAGGCGACTTCGAGAAGCGCCTCAAGGGCGTGCTCGCGCAGCTCAAGCGCCAGCCGGGCGCGATCCTGTTCATCGACGAGATCCACACGATCATCGGCGCGGGCGCCGCGTCAGGCGGCGTGATGGACGCCTCGAACCTGATCAAGCCCATGCTGGCGAACGGTCAGCTCAAATGCATCGGCTCGACTACCTATCAGGAGTATCGCGGAATTTTCGAGAAGGATCGCGCGCTGGCCAGGCGATTCCAGAAGATCGATGTGCGCGAACCCAGCGTGGACGAAACCTACCAGATCCTGAAGGGCCTCAAGGGGCGTTTCGAGGAACATCACGACGTACGCTACACCAATCCTTCGTTGCGCGCGGCGGCCGAACTTTCCGAACGTTACATCACCGACCGCCATCTGCCCGACAAGGCCATCGACGTGATCGACGAGGCCGGGGCACGTCGGCGCCTGCAGCCGGCGAGCCAGCGGCGCAAGACCATCTCGGTGCACGATGTCGAGGATATCGTGGCCAAGATCGCGCGCATCCCGCCGAAGCAGGTGTCGAGTTCGGATATGGAAGTGCTGAAGAATCTCGAAAGCAACCTCAAGCTGGTCGTGTTCGGGCAGGACGACGCCATTGGCGCGCTATCCGCGGCGATCAAGATGTCCCGCTCGGGACTCGGCAATCCCGATAAACCGATCGGGTCGTTCCTGTTCGCGGGGCCGACCGGCGTGGGCAAAACCGAAGTGACTCGTCAACTCGCACAGATTCTCGGCATCGAGCTGGTGCGTTTCGATATGTCGGAATACATGGAGCGGCACACGGTTTCGCGACTGATCGGCGCGCCGCCCGGTTATGTCGGGTTCGACCAGGGCGGCCTGCTGACGGACGCCATTCTCAAGCACCCGCACGCCGTGTTGCTGCTCGACGAAATCGAAAAGGCCCATCCGGACGTCTATAACCTGCTGTTACAGGTCATGGATCACGGCACGCTCACCGACGCGAATGGCCGCCAGGTGGACTTCCGCAACGTGATCCTGATCATGACCAGCAACGCCGGCGCGCAGTCCGTCAGCCGTCGCACTCTGGGCTTTACCGAACAGGACCATTCCACCGACGGCATGGAGGCCATCCGCCGCTCGTTCTCGCCCGAATTTCGCAACCGGCTGGATGCCATCATCCAGTTCAAGGCGCTGGAGCCGAGAATCGTAGCCAACGTGGTCGACAAGTTCCTGATCGAGCTCGAATCACAGCTGGAGGAGAAAAAGGTGCGCCTGATCGTGGACGACACCGCACGCGCCTGGCTGGCCGAGCGGGGCTACGATCCGTTGATGGGTGCGCGACCGATGTCGCGAGTGATTCAGGAACACGTCAAGAAGCCGCTCGCAGAGGAAATCCTGTTCGGACGGCTCCGCGAAGGCGGGGAGGTTCATCTCGACGTCGAAGGTGATGAGCTGAGACTGGCCTTCAGCAGCGATCGGGAGGCGGTCCACTAG
- the clpS gene encoding ATP-dependent Clp protease adapter ClpS — protein MSEEKHDGQADFVVEESRPEIKQPPLYKVVILNDDYTPMEFVVEVLEVFFGMDREKATRVMLHVHTRGRGVCGVFTRDIAETKVAQVNDYARDHQHPLLCTLEEA, from the coding sequence ATGAGCGAGGAAAAGCATGATGGCCAGGCGGACTTCGTGGTCGAGGAAAGCCGCCCGGAAATCAAGCAGCCGCCCCTGTACAAGGTCGTGATTCTCAACGACGACTACACTCCGATGGAGTTCGTGGTCGAGGTGCTGGAGGTGTTTTTCGGCATGGATCGGGAGAAGGCGACCCGCGTCATGCTGCACGTACACACCCGCGGCCGGGGTGTCTGCGGAGTGTTTACCCGCGATATCGCGGAAACCAAGGTGGCGCAGGTCAACGACTATGCGCGTGATCACCAGCACCCCCTGTTGTGCACCCTGGAAGAGGCCTGA
- the infA gene encoding translation initiation factor IF-1: protein MAKEDAIEMEGKVIDTLPNTMFRVQLDNGHVVTAHISGRMRKHYIRILTGDQVTVELTPYDLSKGRIVYRKK from the coding sequence ATGGCTAAAGAAGACGCAATAGAGATGGAAGGCAAGGTGATCGACACCCTGCCGAACACGATGTTCAGGGTCCAGCTGGACAACGGTCACGTCGTGACCGCCCACATTTCCGGCCGCATGCGCAAGCATTACATCCGCATTCTGACCGGCGACCAGGTTACCGTCGAACTCACGCCCTACGACCTGAGCAAGGGCCGCATCGTCTACCGCAAGAAGTGA